The following is a genomic window from Malus sylvestris chromosome 12, drMalSylv7.2, whole genome shotgun sequence.
ATTAGGAAGACAATCATCAATCTACTCTCTCACTCTTGATGAGTTTCAGCACACCCTCTGCGAGAGTGGCAAGAATTTTGGGTCGATGAATATGGATGAGTTCCTTACAAGCATTTGGACCGCCGAAGAAAACCAAGCCATTAATTCCAATCACACCAACACTTCCACTACTAACAACAACACGAACAACATTGAGGTGCACATGCCTTTAGCCGATGCCTCTGCAGAGAAGCACATTGCGACGCAGCCCAGCTTGCCGCGACAAGGCTCACTCACACTGCCTGCGCCACTGTGTAGGAAAACGGTGGATGAAGTTTGGTCCGTGATACACAAAGGGCAGCAGGCAAAGCAGCAGAACAATCACAACGGCAACATCGACGGCGGTGTTCAGAGTTCTGAGTTTGCGCCTCGTCAGCCTACTTTTGGGGAGATGACATTGGAGGATTTTTTGGTTAAAGCAGGGGTAGTTCGGGAACAGGATTCAATGGCAGCCACAGTGGTGCCTCCTCAGcctcagcagcagcagcaatatGGGATGTATCAGAACGGCAACCAGGCAGTGGTACCGAGTTTTGTTAATAGGCCTGTGATGGGAATGGGGGCTGCTGGTGCAGCAGGTACTAGCACTGCTACCGGTATTCCTAATTACCAAACTATACCACAAAGTGGGTCTGCGGTTGTGGGAGAGTCCTCTGCGTATGCTGCGAATGGTAAGAGGAATGGGGCTTACCCGACAGTGCCACCTCCACAGTCGGTTTGTTTTGGCGGGAGAGTGGTGAATGGTGGTGATGGATATGCAGCAGGGCAGACAATTGGGATGGGGGCTCTTGTGAGTCCGGTGTCTTCTGATGGGATGGGTACTAGTCAGGTTGAGAACTCTGGGGGTCAATTTGGTTTGGAAATGGGTGGACTAAGAGGAAGGAAGCGGGGTTTAGATGGAGCGGTTGAAAAAGTGGTAGAGAGGAGGCAGAGAAGGATGATTAAGAACAGAGAGTCTGCAGCAAGGTCTAGAGCCCGAAAACAGGTACATTATTTCATTCTTTTCTGACAATTCAGGTCCTACTACTGAATTGTTTGTTCTAATTAATTTCTGGTTATGATGATTCAGCTGCCTTGAATGGTCGAATTTAATATCCTTTTGTGATGCTATTTTAGCAAGGTAGACTATATATTCACTGAAGTGTATTGATCATCAATGGTTTAGTCATATGGTAGTAAAATGTTCCCTTTGTTTGGTTGCTCGATGAATACATGAGTTGCATTGCCCCCGTTATTCTAGATGGATTGATCAGTGAtgtcaatttgttttttttcaacttATCCAACGTTGTCGGTTTATAGTGCAAGGCTGCTAGGAAATGATCTTCGCCAAGCTCTTAATAGAGTAGTCCAGGTAGTTAGTCTGAATGTTATTCGCAGAACAGTTCAGTAGCTGCTAGGCAAGAGTTGAACTGGTACTTTGGAATTTTGAATCATGTAAAATTATGTGGATACCCAAGTGAAAGTAAATAGTAGAATTTCTCATCACATTTTCTTAGAGGATCATGACAGTAATTTTTATTTGAGTGATATATGCTGCTTTTACAGGCATACACAGTTGAACTGGAAGCAGAACTGAATCAATTGCGAGAAGACAACTCA
Proteins encoded in this region:
- the LOC126593225 gene encoding protein ABSCISIC ACID-INSENSITIVE 5-like isoform X1 — protein: MCFNLIGFITILKPIIQSGVDHTNMGVSESEIISQGKVDSPLLSDQQEKNQIFSSLGRQSSIYSLTLDEFQHTLCESGKNFGSMNMDEFLTSIWTAEENQAINSNHTNTSTTNNNTNNIEVHMPLADASAEKHIATQPSLPRQGSLTLPAPLCRKTVDEVWSVIHKGQQAKQQNNHNGNIDGGVQSSEFAPRQPTFGEMTLEDFLVKAGVVREQDSMAATVVPPQPQQQQQYGMYQNGNQAVVPSFVNRPVMGMGAAGAAGTSTATGIPNYQTIPQSGSAVVGESSAYAANGKRNGAYPTVPPPQSVCFGGRVVNGGDGYAAGQTIGMGALVSPVSSDGMGTSQVENSGGQFGLEMGGLRGRKRGLDGAVEKVVERRQRRMIKNRESAARSRARKQAYTVELEAELNQLREDNSHLKQALAELERKRKQQYFEEMKMRVQNRAQKVKEKLRVLRRSHSCGL
- the LOC126593225 gene encoding protein ABSCISIC ACID-INSENSITIVE 5-like isoform X2 translates to MGVSESEIISQGKVDSPLLSDQQEKNQIFSSLGRQSSIYSLTLDEFQHTLCESGKNFGSMNMDEFLTSIWTAEENQAINSNHTNTSTTNNNTNNIEVHMPLADASAEKHIATQPSLPRQGSLTLPAPLCRKTVDEVWSVIHKGQQAKQQNNHNGNIDGGVQSSEFAPRQPTFGEMTLEDFLVKAGVVREQDSMAATVVPPQPQQQQQYGMYQNGNQAVVPSFVNRPVMGMGAAGAAGTSTATGIPNYQTIPQSGSAVVGESSAYAANGKRNGAYPTVPPPQSVCFGGRVVNGGDGYAAGQTIGMGALVSPVSSDGMGTSQVENSGGQFGLEMGGLRGRKRGLDGAVEKVVERRQRRMIKNRESAARSRARKQAYTVELEAELNQLREDNSHLKQALAELERKRKQQYFEEMKMRVQNRAQKVKEKLRVLRRSHSCGL